Proteins encoded in a region of the Mariprofundus ferrinatatus genome:
- a CDS encoding DUF4398 domain-containing protein, producing the protein MKRGLFILLIMLSACATKPPVQEMSNARAAIMAAQELPGSNEKSDSYLKSAETALEEAAEAIRQERYESARNKALEAKRNAQSAARLKQASAPETPQESKH; encoded by the coding sequence ATGAAACGTGGTCTGTTCATCCTGCTAATCATGCTCTCTGCCTGTGCGACCAAACCGCCTGTGCAGGAGATGTCCAACGCACGTGCTGCAATTATGGCGGCGCAGGAGTTGCCGGGCAGCAACGAAAAATCAGACTCCTACCTGAAATCTGCTGAAACGGCTCTGGAAGAGGCGGCAGAAGCCATTCGTCAGGAGCGCTATGAGAGCGCACGAAACAAGGCTCTGGAAGCCAAGCGTAATGCACAGTCAGCTGCAAGGCTGAAGCAAGCTTCTGCTCCAGAAACTCCCCAGGAAAGTAAGCACTAA
- a CDS encoding class I SAM-dependent methyltransferase has product MDSNQTQHTASKCDLCGGSTFEEISNRDRRDEELFTGVCTGCGLVAHIPVPSEEEVSAYYAEQYRRDYHGESTPSQRRIMRAWKNGERILKQLFPRLNKEMKVFEIGAGIGCTVKAFELQGFDASGIEPNKDFNAFTREQLKASVENRNLYDLPAEPTYDLVLLIHVIEHFSSPTRALTQIHNLIKEDGFFYVECPNLAAPFATYDRLFHYAHIYNFTPATLIALAKKCGFELVSQFTDESHPDIHMLFRKVDEKSLDVSPAEAERSKAAVHRYNNLTYHLRPAYLGRRIVKLFSYLQEFIFARAFVKGLLKFCNKKK; this is encoded by the coding sequence TTGGACAGTAACCAGACGCAACATACGGCATCGAAGTGCGATCTTTGCGGAGGATCGACTTTTGAAGAGATAAGCAATCGAGACCGCCGGGACGAAGAGCTGTTTACTGGCGTCTGCACCGGCTGTGGCCTGGTAGCCCATATTCCGGTTCCGAGTGAGGAGGAGGTTTCCGCCTACTACGCTGAGCAGTATCGCCGCGATTACCATGGTGAATCGACCCCCTCTCAACGCCGCATCATGCGCGCCTGGAAAAATGGCGAGCGTATTCTCAAACAGCTCTTTCCACGCCTGAATAAAGAGATGAAAGTGTTCGAGATCGGTGCCGGTATCGGCTGTACTGTCAAAGCATTTGAGCTGCAGGGCTTTGATGCCAGCGGCATTGAGCCGAACAAGGATTTCAATGCTTTTACCCGTGAACAGCTGAAAGCATCCGTCGAAAACCGCAATCTCTATGACCTGCCTGCCGAACCAACCTATGATCTGGTACTGCTGATCCATGTGATTGAGCACTTTTCAAGCCCTACCCGGGCGCTGACTCAGATCCACAACCTGATAAAAGAGGATGGTTTCTTCTATGTGGAGTGCCCTAATCTCGCGGCACCATTCGCCACTTACGATCGTCTCTTTCACTATGCACACATCTACAACTTCACTCCTGCAACGTTGATCGCACTGGCGAAGAAGTGTGGTTTTGAACTTGTCAGTCAGTTCACTGATGAAAGCCATCCCGACATTCACATGCTGTTCCGCAAGGTTGATGAGAAATCACTTGATGTTAGCCCTGCAGAGGCTGAACGATCAAAGGCTGCTGTACATCGCTACAACAATCTCACCTACCACCTGCGCCCAGCGTATCTAGGCCGCCGCATCGTTAAACTCTTCAGCTACCTGCAGGAGTTTATTTTTGCCCGTGCATTCGTGAAAGGACTACTGAAATTCTGTAATAAAAAGAAGTAA
- the aspS gene encoding aspartate--tRNA ligase: protein MLPRTQCGDFRVMHIGQTVRLNGWVQTNRDHGGVTFLDVRDRSGLVQIVVHPDTPEIHKLAHAMRQQDVIEVVGEVIARSDATVNGSIPTGEIEVKASDIVVLNSSETPPFLVEDDCDTSEQIRLEYRYLDLRRPKMQKFMELRHRVTHAARNYLDSQKFLEIETPILNKSTPEGARDYLVPSRVYPGSFYALPQSPQIFKQLLMVAGMDRYYQIARCFRDEDLRADRQPEFTQVDLELSFVDQEDVMAVAEGLLRAMFDAGVGIRLPEEFPRITYNDAMARYGLDRPDVRFGLEHVDVTELMKKVEFKVFREPADNGGLIKVMRVPNGGEQLSRKQIDDYTKFVSIYGARGLAWIKVNDLSDLPGGLQSPIVKFLPEDVLSELLHACGAANGDILFFGAGDTKIVNDALGHLRVKLGHDLNLIAENDHRFVWVVDFPMFAWNEDEKRPEALHHPFTAPREDELHKLESDPLNICSQAYDLVWNGTEIGGGSIRIHSPEVQSRVFKTLGISDEEANEKFGFLVKALKYGAPPHGGLAFGLDRVLALMAGVDSIRDVIAFPKTQKAADPMSEAPGEVSEEQLKELGLRKRRILQES from the coding sequence ATGCTACCACGCACACAATGCGGAGACTTCAGAGTGATGCATATCGGACAGACTGTTCGTTTGAATGGCTGGGTGCAGACCAATCGCGACCACGGTGGTGTAACCTTCCTGGATGTGCGTGACCGCTCAGGGCTGGTACAGATAGTGGTCCACCCTGACACCCCTGAAATTCACAAGCTTGCACATGCGATGCGTCAGCAGGATGTGATTGAAGTGGTTGGCGAGGTGATCGCCCGTTCCGATGCTACGGTGAATGGCAGCATTCCTACCGGCGAGATTGAGGTGAAGGCCTCTGATATCGTCGTATTGAACAGCTCCGAAACTCCTCCGTTTCTCGTTGAGGATGATTGCGATACTTCCGAACAGATCAGGCTTGAGTACCGATATCTTGATCTTCGCAGGCCGAAGATGCAGAAGTTTATGGAGTTGCGTCACCGAGTAACCCATGCTGCTCGCAACTATCTCGACAGCCAGAAGTTCCTCGAAATCGAGACCCCGATTTTGAACAAGTCCACGCCTGAAGGTGCACGTGATTACCTTGTTCCTTCAAGGGTTTACCCCGGTTCATTTTATGCACTTCCGCAAAGCCCGCAAATATTCAAACAGCTGCTGATGGTCGCAGGCATGGACCGCTACTACCAGATTGCCCGCTGCTTCCGTGATGAGGATCTGCGCGCAGATCGCCAGCCTGAATTTACCCAGGTCGATCTGGAGCTCTCCTTTGTAGATCAGGAGGATGTGATGGCTGTCGCTGAGGGACTTCTGCGCGCCATGTTCGATGCCGGCGTCGGTATTCGCCTGCCTGAGGAGTTTCCGCGTATTACCTATAACGATGCAATGGCGAGGTATGGCCTTGATCGTCCCGATGTCCGTTTTGGTCTTGAGCATGTTGATGTCACCGAATTGATGAAAAAGGTGGAATTCAAGGTGTTCCGCGAGCCTGCAGACAATGGCGGCCTGATTAAGGTGATGCGTGTGCCGAATGGCGGCGAGCAACTCTCCCGCAAACAGATCGACGACTACACCAAGTTTGTATCCATTTACGGCGCACGTGGCCTTGCCTGGATCAAGGTGAACGATCTGTCCGACCTGCCGGGTGGCCTGCAGTCACCGATCGTGAAATTCCTGCCTGAAGATGTGTTGTCCGAACTGCTGCATGCGTGCGGTGCCGCGAACGGCGACATTCTTTTCTTCGGTGCCGGAGACACCAAAATCGTCAATGATGCGCTGGGTCACCTGCGCGTGAAGCTTGGCCATGATCTGAACCTGATCGCTGAAAATGATCATCGTTTCGTATGGGTGGTCGACTTTCCGATGTTCGCCTGGAATGAGGATGAGAAGCGCCCTGAGGCGCTGCACCACCCGTTTACCGCACCACGCGAGGATGAGTTGCACAAGCTGGAGAGTGATCCACTGAATATCTGCTCTCAGGCATATGATCTGGTCTGGAACGGCACCGAGATCGGTGGCGGTTCGATTCGTATTCATAGCCCTGAAGTACAGTCTCGTGTTTTTAAAACCCTCGGTATCTCCGATGAAGAGGCGAACGAAAAGTTCGGATTCCTGGTCAAAGCGTTGAAGTACGGAGCTCCTCCACATGGTGGTCTGGCATTCGGTCTCGACCGGGTACTGGCATTGATGGCCGGTGTCGATTCAATCCGTGATGTCATCGCATTTCCCAAGACGCAGAAAGCAGCTGACCCCATGTCCGAGGCACCCGGCGAGGTTTCTGAAGAGCAGTTGAAAGAGCTGGGTCTACGCAAGCGTCGTATCCTTCAGGAGAGCTGA
- the icd gene encoding NADP-dependent isocitrate dehydrogenase, giving the protein MTFDKISVPESGEKITMGEGGKLNVPDHPIVTFIEGDGTGRDIWRASQRVLDAAVDKAYGGSRKIAWMEVFAGEKAWNLYGQNDDAWLPQETLDAFSEYLIGIKGPLTTPIGGGITSLNVALRQKLDLYTCLRPVKYFDGVPSPVKHPEDVDMVIFRENSEDIYAGIEWAAGSDEVKRVITFLQDEMGVTKIRFPESSGIGVKPVSQEGTARLVRAAIQYAIDNMRDSVTLVHKGNIMKFTEGGFRNWGYEVAKNEFGAVEIDGGPWCQLPNGIIIKDVIADIALQQVLTRATEFDVIATLNLNGDYLSDALAAQVGGIGIAPGANINYLSGHAIFEATHGTAPKYADKDMVNPSSVVLSGEMMLRYMGWTEAADLILQGINGAISAKTVTYDFHRLMDGATKLSTSAFGDAVISHMGSDEEPRPEDQYDELAERFKELFEAGAEKSSEFAQIAMEKARKQLTAAGAFSEEQGKNLKRFLERDFSQMANTMRDEAKEKLNPARVGAGAMASLSALLNMAGSAISSIAERTQKAISCRSGEITSAGTLTCNACGHELHFKKTGRVPPCPKCHATEFRKSY; this is encoded by the coding sequence ATGACCTTTGATAAGATATCTGTGCCGGAAAGTGGCGAAAAAATAACCATGGGCGAAGGCGGAAAGCTGAATGTGCCCGATCACCCGATCGTGACATTTATCGAGGGTGATGGAACCGGTCGCGATATCTGGAGAGCCTCACAGCGTGTTCTGGATGCTGCTGTCGATAAGGCTTACGGCGGCTCACGCAAGATCGCCTGGATGGAGGTCTTTGCCGGTGAGAAGGCCTGGAATTTGTATGGTCAGAACGATGATGCCTGGTTGCCTCAGGAGACTCTGGATGCATTCTCCGAATACCTGATCGGTATCAAAGGGCCACTGACGACTCCGATCGGCGGCGGAATCACCTCTCTGAATGTAGCACTGCGCCAGAAGCTCGATCTCTACACCTGCCTGCGCCCTGTGAAATATTTCGATGGGGTGCCGTCACCCGTCAAGCACCCTGAAGATGTGGACATGGTGATCTTTCGCGAAAACTCAGAGGATATCTATGCCGGGATCGAGTGGGCAGCGGGATCCGATGAAGTGAAGCGGGTGATTACATTCCTGCAGGATGAGATGGGTGTTACCAAGATCAGGTTTCCCGAGTCGAGTGGCATCGGAGTCAAACCGGTTTCACAGGAGGGGACAGCACGTCTGGTGCGAGCCGCCATCCAGTATGCGATCGACAATATGCGTGATTCGGTAACGCTGGTACATAAAGGCAACATCATGAAATTTACCGAAGGGGGCTTCCGCAACTGGGGATATGAGGTCGCCAAAAACGAGTTCGGAGCTGTTGAGATTGATGGTGGCCCATGGTGTCAGCTTCCGAACGGCATCATTATCAAGGATGTTATTGCCGACATCGCACTGCAGCAGGTGCTGACTCGCGCCACGGAATTCGATGTGATCGCCACCTTGAACCTGAATGGCGATTATCTCTCTGATGCACTCGCAGCTCAGGTGGGCGGCATTGGCATCGCACCGGGAGCCAACATCAACTATTTGAGCGGCCATGCGATTTTTGAGGCGACGCACGGAACAGCTCCTAAGTATGCCGATAAAGATATGGTGAATCCCTCATCGGTTGTACTGTCGGGTGAGATGATGTTGCGTTATATGGGATGGACGGAGGCTGCCGATCTGATCCTGCAGGGTATTAATGGAGCGATCTCTGCGAAAACCGTGACCTACGATTTCCACCGCCTGATGGATGGAGCCACAAAACTCTCCACCTCTGCGTTTGGCGACGCTGTGATTTCTCATATGGGTAGTGACGAAGAGCCCCGGCCTGAGGATCAATACGATGAACTGGCTGAGAGGTTTAAGGAGCTGTTTGAGGCGGGCGCGGAGAAGAGCAGCGAGTTTGCACAGATTGCGATGGAGAAGGCACGAAAGCAGTTAACTGCGGCAGGTGCTTTCAGTGAAGAGCAGGGTAAAAACCTTAAGCGTTTCCTGGAGCGTGATTTTTCACAGATGGCCAACACCATGCGCGATGAGGCGAAAGAGAAGCTCAATCCGGCCCGTGTTGGTGCCGGAGCGATGGCTTCATTGTCAGCCCTTCTGAATATGGCCGGTAGTGCGATATCTTCGATAGCTGAGCGCACCCAGAAGGCGATCAGCTGCCGTTCGGGTGAGATTACCAGTGCAGGCACGTTGACCTGTAACGCCTGCGGGCATGAGCTGCATTTCAAGAAGACTGGCCGTGTGCCACCATGTCCGAAATGTCATGCCACCGAGTTCCGCAAGAGTTATTGA
- a CDS encoding UvrD-helicase domain-containing protein: MSAEVRLRAIDPSASYLVQAPAGSGKTELLTRRILKLLAIVDEPEEILALTFTRKAAAEMRGRVIEALTMGKPDDPASHRMETWQLACEANARSEQRGWHLSEHPSRLRMMTLDSFTHALARQMPLLSGLGDMPTPSTHVAPLYREASEAAVAKLVRRNPGQAAVVLLHQDHNMVSLIGLLAEMLGRRDQWLHDVEMYAQDTAGLRAMLEQNLSDIIAQQLNGCSEKIPIGVRGEMPALLRFAGENLADDELMALHSWPGSGIEHLARWQKIAGFILTKDRPDIRKQVNKNTGFPTGKEFADNKQKFVSLLECLSGIDGLNLLLDGIRKLPAEPRFDESQWQVLEGLFSLLQLANEQLQQLFEQRGEADFIEISLRAMRALEDEKGRPTDLLLRLDYRIHHILVDEFQDTSLLQMRLLQNLTEGWQAGDGTDRSLFMVGDPMQSIYRFRKAEVGLFLLAAANRAGLPQVEALNLTRNFRSSPVIVDWVNRAFASIFPAEPDILLAAVGHAEAHAALDHDGKVQLHLQRQKDVISEASAVVTTIRRELDKDAKRIAVLARSRKHLHAILIALEDARIPFRAVDILPLNRRPEVHILRALLRALLHSADRESWAALLRGLCCGLSTSELHQLLIGDLRPVEVIIADETVLARLDEDTRSRICHLRSALAPCLAVAGRIPLRSLLTTAWKRLAMPGLIDANAAPNVEAMFDLIEELDEGGVISFSHLDERLEKLYASPDNSAEASRVELLTMHGAKGLQWDVVILPGLGHGNSRSDSPLLAFTDVPVQGGAHPLVAVRGAVRSSDAIYDLVRGVEKTRENNEFARLLYVACTRAESALYMFGHLNGDREEGASGSLLKLLLPDGAAGDCFGATVAMMDEQMADEMHQRRPLHRISTVPEPANDITEANVAAEREYFWSGAEAAPVGNAVHAALQRIGEQGAERWGEAESTQELARIRRLLVGEGLSGEMLDQAETRAATALQRTLASETGCWILSGESHDAHCEWSLSSNEDGHVVHHVIDRSFIDADGVRWIIDYKTASHEGGDLEGFLAEEAKRHAPQLSRYASILRMLEPARKIRTALYFPMLDVMREVDLAQ; encoded by the coding sequence GTGAGTGCAGAAGTCCGTCTGAGGGCCATCGATCCCTCGGCCTCGTATCTGGTGCAGGCACCGGCAGGATCCGGTAAGACGGAACTGCTGACCCGCAGGATCCTGAAACTGCTGGCTATCGTGGATGAGCCTGAGGAGATCCTGGCGCTTACCTTTACACGCAAGGCTGCAGCTGAGATGCGCGGGCGCGTCATAGAGGCACTGACCATGGGTAAGCCGGATGATCCGGCTTCGCACAGAATGGAGACATGGCAACTCGCCTGCGAAGCCAATGCCCGTTCCGAACAGCGCGGCTGGCATCTTTCCGAGCATCCATCGCGACTTCGTATGATGACGCTGGACAGCTTTACGCATGCCCTGGCAAGGCAAATGCCACTGCTATCCGGCCTTGGTGATATGCCAACGCCATCAACACATGTTGCCCCTCTCTATCGCGAGGCATCGGAAGCGGCAGTGGCAAAGCTTGTGCGGCGAAACCCCGGGCAGGCGGCTGTGGTACTGCTGCATCAGGACCACAACATGGTGTCGCTGATCGGCTTGCTGGCAGAGATGCTCGGCCGACGGGATCAGTGGCTGCATGACGTTGAAATGTATGCACAGGATACAGCGGGATTGCGTGCCATGCTCGAGCAAAACCTCTCGGATATCATCGCCCAGCAACTAAATGGCTGTTCAGAGAAGATTCCGATCGGGGTACGGGGGGAGATGCCAGCACTGCTCCGGTTCGCAGGTGAAAACCTGGCGGATGATGAGCTGATGGCGCTGCACTCCTGGCCCGGCAGCGGCATCGAACATCTGGCCCGCTGGCAGAAGATTGCCGGGTTCATCCTGACAAAGGACAGGCCGGACATTCGTAAGCAGGTCAATAAAAACACGGGATTCCCGACAGGAAAAGAGTTCGCAGACAACAAGCAGAAGTTCGTATCACTGCTGGAGTGCCTGTCAGGGATCGATGGACTTAATCTTCTGCTCGACGGTATCAGAAAACTTCCGGCCGAGCCCCGTTTCGATGAATCCCAGTGGCAGGTGCTTGAGGGGCTGTTTTCTCTGCTGCAGCTGGCAAACGAGCAGCTGCAGCAGCTGTTTGAGCAGCGTGGTGAGGCAGACTTTATCGAAATATCACTTCGTGCGATGCGGGCGCTGGAGGATGAAAAGGGGAGGCCGACGGATCTTCTTCTGCGGCTCGATTACCGTATTCATCATATCCTTGTCGATGAATTTCAGGATACATCGCTACTGCAGATGCGTCTGCTGCAAAATCTCACCGAAGGATGGCAGGCGGGAGATGGCACGGATCGCAGCCTGTTTATGGTCGGCGACCCGATGCAGTCGATCTACCGCTTCCGTAAGGCTGAGGTGGGGCTGTTCCTGCTGGCCGCGGCCAATCGGGCAGGATTGCCTCAGGTCGAAGCGCTCAACCTGACCCGCAACTTCCGCTCATCGCCGGTGATTGTAGACTGGGTGAACAGGGCCTTTGCATCCATATTTCCTGCAGAGCCCGATATTCTGTTGGCAGCTGTCGGTCACGCTGAGGCCCATGCGGCGCTGGATCATGACGGCAAGGTGCAGCTACATCTGCAACGGCAAAAGGATGTGATATCAGAGGCGTCCGCAGTGGTTACAACGATCCGTCGGGAGCTGGATAAGGATGCAAAGCGTATTGCGGTTCTGGCGCGTTCCCGCAAGCACCTGCACGCGATCCTGATTGCGTTGGAAGATGCCAGGATTCCATTCAGGGCTGTAGATATCCTGCCGCTGAACAGGCGTCCTGAAGTTCACATCCTGAGAGCACTGCTCAGGGCTCTGTTGCATTCTGCCGATCGCGAATCGTGGGCGGCGTTGTTGCGAGGCCTGTGTTGCGGACTTTCAACTTCAGAGCTTCATCAACTGCTGATTGGAGATTTGCGGCCTGTTGAGGTGATTATTGCCGACGAAACAGTGCTTGCACGGCTCGATGAAGATACGAGGTCCCGAATTTGCCACCTGCGTAGCGCTCTTGCCCCCTGCCTTGCAGTGGCAGGCAGAATACCGCTCAGGTCACTGCTGACAACGGCATGGAAGAGGCTGGCAATGCCGGGCCTGATCGATGCCAATGCGGCCCCCAATGTCGAAGCGATGTTTGACCTCATCGAGGAACTGGATGAGGGGGGAGTGATCAGTTTTTCTCACCTCGACGAGCGATTAGAGAAACTATATGCATCTCCGGATAATTCCGCTGAAGCCTCCCGTGTGGAGCTGCTGACCATGCATGGGGCCAAAGGGTTACAGTGGGATGTAGTAATTCTTCCTGGGTTGGGACACGGTAACAGCCGAAGTGATTCGCCACTGCTTGCCTTCACCGATGTGCCGGTGCAGGGAGGAGCACATCCTCTTGTTGCTGTCAGAGGCGCGGTACGCAGCAGTGATGCGATCTACGATCTCGTAAGGGGGGTCGAAAAAACACGGGAGAACAATGAATTTGCCAGACTTCTTTATGTTGCATGCACGCGGGCGGAATCTGCGCTCTACATGTTCGGCCACCTCAACGGTGACAGGGAGGAGGGGGCTTCCGGTTCACTGTTAAAACTGCTGTTGCCGGATGGGGCCGCAGGCGACTGTTTCGGAGCAACCGTTGCGATGATGGATGAGCAGATGGCGGATGAGATGCACCAAAGGCGTCCACTGCACCGTATCAGTACGGTGCCTGAGCCTGCAAACGATATTACCGAGGCGAATGTCGCAGCAGAGAGAGAATACTTCTGGTCCGGTGCTGAAGCGGCACCAGTCGGTAATGCCGTTCATGCTGCACTCCAGCGTATAGGTGAGCAGGGCGCCGAGCGTTGGGGTGAAGCAGAGAGCACTCAGGAACTTGCACGGATCCGGCGTCTGCTGGTCGGAGAGGGGCTGTCAGGCGAGATGCTGGATCAGGCAGAAACACGGGCCGCTACAGCACTACAGAGAACCCTTGCGAGCGAAACGGGGTGCTGGATACTCTCCGGTGAGAGCCATGACGCGCATTGTGAATGGTCCTTGAGCAGCAACGAAGATGGACATGTTGTACACCACGTTATTGATCGAAGCTTTATTGATGCAGACGGAGTCCGATGGATCATCGACTACAAAACCGCCAGCCATGAGGGCGGTGATCTTGAAGGGTTCCTTGCCGAGGAGGCGAAGCGTCATGCGCCACAACTTAGCCGTTACGCTTCAATCCTGCGAATGCTTGAGCCGGCGCGGAAAATCAGGACGGCACTCTATTTTCCAATGTTAGATGTAATGCGTGAAGTCGATTTGGCCCAGTAA
- a CDS encoding PD-(D/E)XK nuclease family protein — translation MQPFLFDNFLKIEAINETDVAAALAEGSLLLTATPQLATDWKRRLVSASAARVVATPAVEEWRHWLAALSRDLTDVPVPLSRMQELLLWEGVIRADHAGHGASARGLARHASAAYALIREYCIDRGELNGCGDEAEALERWISSMQRELTKRGRILSAELPDLLIRKVGSLVQHRTLLLDGFNTHTPLQLALLQALDSAGVVLRSVVSDPEKVEMTLTSCADAESEYLHVAVAIAGMLKETPDARIGVVTSRQVTDSELLRRILNQVLLPDSSGFEEMQAVTMAGLPLTEAPVISQLMHLLQMVGKQGASFADLSHLLFSPGLKGYAEERLIRAAFDAHLRENNRHYLTFKSLLVMQEMQQLPLFSSVLKSLLLWSSSARSAAEWVKAVHQLLQTTGFLQADTASGSNSEVRQLNAFKDCLASLVAVDSVSEKVEWSTFLTLLRTSCNEATVQLPAHYRQVAVVPLESVPGLKFDILFAVGFDEDALPQPASPASLLPLSLQRKHRLPGATAAQAYADSCFLWQQVQQAAPVVSCSFACSREERQLRASPMLADVRIKPCNAPEKTATVVPTEVFDDAPAVPLSAEERIRGGAAIIKNQSACPFRAFATHRLNIRPLGEPEPGIDAASKGSLIHLALEFIWTHLHSHRELLALDDAQTRSLIDEAIEHAWSNGKVTVTDAARSFETSRMANVLLAWLETERARPPFEVACCEKEYCLRLPETGTVDFPVRLKADRIDRDGDGHKILIDYKSGQKQSIGKWIGERMAEPQLPLYSMAESLSEADAVCFARVRSGDMGFEGLSGEKTGINGIAVYSGKDEAAEEWEDLLDLWRQRINLLAAEFVAGRSEVSPRSVAACDYCYLEAVCRIDEIGFEPDAGEGEA, via the coding sequence GTGCAACCCTTCCTGTTTGACAACTTTCTGAAAATCGAAGCAATCAATGAAACCGATGTAGCTGCCGCACTGGCAGAAGGTTCTCTCTTGCTCACTGCAACGCCGCAACTGGCCACAGACTGGAAGCGTCGCCTGGTCAGTGCTTCTGCGGCCCGGGTGGTAGCTACCCCTGCCGTGGAGGAGTGGCGCCACTGGCTGGCCGCTTTGTCACGCGATTTAACGGATGTACCTGTTCCGCTGAGCCGGATGCAGGAGCTGTTGCTCTGGGAAGGTGTCATACGTGCTGATCATGCCGGTCATGGTGCATCTGCACGCGGACTCGCGCGGCATGCATCAGCGGCTTATGCTCTGATAAGGGAATACTGCATCGACAGGGGCGAGCTCAATGGCTGTGGCGATGAGGCTGAAGCGCTTGAGCGTTGGATATCTTCCATGCAACGGGAGCTTACAAAGCGGGGGCGGATCCTCAGCGCAGAGCTTCCCGATCTCCTGATTAGGAAAGTCGGTTCGCTTGTGCAGCACCGAACACTGCTGCTGGATGGTTTCAATACCCATACACCGCTTCAGCTGGCACTACTTCAGGCTCTGGATTCGGCAGGGGTTGTGTTGCGATCTGTTGTATCAGATCCTGAAAAAGTGGAGATGACACTGACCAGCTGTGCCGATGCCGAAAGTGAGTACCTGCACGTTGCGGTAGCGATTGCCGGGATGCTGAAAGAGACTCCAGATGCCCGAATCGGTGTGGTGACCAGTCGCCAGGTGACTGATAGTGAACTGTTGCGACGTATCCTCAATCAGGTGCTGCTTCCGGATTCGTCAGGGTTTGAAGAGATGCAGGCGGTAACCATGGCCGGCTTGCCGCTAACTGAGGCACCGGTGATCAGTCAGTTAATGCATCTGCTACAGATGGTCGGCAAACAGGGCGCTTCCTTTGCCGATCTGTCACACCTGCTGTTTTCACCGGGTCTGAAAGGGTATGCCGAGGAGCGACTTATCAGGGCAGCTTTTGATGCGCACTTGCGCGAAAATAATCGCCATTATCTGACATTCAAATCGCTGCTGGTGATGCAAGAGATGCAGCAGTTGCCTCTATTCTCTTCAGTGCTTAAAAGTCTGCTGCTCTGGAGCAGTAGCGCGAGGTCAGCCGCTGAATGGGTAAAAGCGGTACATCAGCTGTTACAGACAACCGGTTTTCTACAGGCTGACACGGCCAGCGGATCCAACAGCGAGGTTCGGCAACTCAATGCTTTCAAGGACTGCCTTGCATCGCTTGTTGCCGTCGACTCAGTTAGCGAAAAGGTGGAGTGGTCCACCTTCCTGACGCTTTTGCGTACGAGTTGTAACGAGGCCACGGTTCAGCTGCCGGCTCATTACCGGCAGGTGGCTGTTGTGCCGCTGGAAAGTGTGCCTGGTCTGAAGTTCGACATCCTGTTTGCAGTCGGATTTGATGAGGATGCGCTGCCGCAACCAGCTTCTCCGGCCTCTCTGCTACCACTCTCGCTGCAGCGGAAACACCGGCTGCCAGGCGCTACGGCAGCACAGGCCTATGCCGATTCATGTTTCCTCTGGCAGCAGGTACAACAAGCTGCACCGGTAGTTAGCTGCTCTTTTGCCTGCAGCAGGGAAGAGAGGCAACTGCGTGCTTCGCCGATGCTGGCAGATGTTCGAATAAAGCCGTGTAATGCACCGGAGAAAACTGCGACTGTCGTGCCGACTGAGGTGTTTGACGATGCACCAGCCGTGCCGCTGAGCGCGGAGGAGAGGATACGCGGGGGCGCAGCTATCATCAAAAACCAGTCTGCCTGTCCGTTTCGGGCCTTTGCCACGCATCGCTTGAATATCAGGCCGCTCGGCGAACCGGAACCCGGTATCGATGCCGCCAGCAAGGGCTCGCTGATACATCTGGCGCTGGAGTTCATCTGGACTCATTTGCACTCACATCGTGAACTGCTGGCGCTGGATGATGCCCAGACACGGAGCCTGATCGACGAGGCGATTGAGCATGCATGGAGCAACGGCAAGGTCACTGTCACGGATGCTGCACGCAGTTTTGAAACATCGCGTATGGCAAATGTTCTGCTGGCATGGCTGGAGACGGAGCGGGCCAGGCCTCCGTTCGAGGTGGCGTGCTGTGAAAAAGAGTATTGCCTGAGGCTGCCGGAGACCGGCACAGTGGATTTTCCAGTCCGCCTCAAAGCTGACCGTATCGACCGGGATGGTGACGGGCACAAGATCCTTATCGATTATAAAAGTGGCCAGAAGCAGAGCATTGGAAAATGGATCGGTGAGCGCATGGCTGAACCGCAGTTACCGCTTTACAGCATGGCAGAATCGCTGAGCGAGGCTGATGCGGTCTGTTTTGCGCGTGTACGCAGTGGTGATATGGGCTTTGAGGGTCTAAGCGGTGAGAAGACCGGCATCAATGGCATTGCCGTATACAGCGGCAAGGATGAGGCGGCGGAAGAGTGGGAGGATCTGCTGGATCTGTGGCGACAGAGAATCAATTTGCTTGCTGCCGAGTTCGTTGCAGGTCGCTCGGAGGTGTCACCGAGGAGTGTTGCGGCTTGTGACTACTGTTACCTTGAAGCGGTTTGCCGTATTGATGAGATCGGTTTTGAGCCGGATGCAGGGGAGGGGGAGGCGTGA